Part of the Lepidochelys kempii isolate rLepKem1 chromosome 8, rLepKem1.hap2, whole genome shotgun sequence genome is shown below.
AGCACTCCTAACGCCCCTGTGAGGTCCAAAAGGATCACCATCTCCATTCTGTAAtcagggaaaatgaggcacagaggggccaagtgacttgcccaaggtcatgcagggagtctgtatcagagccaggaattaaagtCCCATTTCAGTGCCGTAACCGCAAGAACCAGAGTGGTGATTAGACTGCAAGGCAGCAATCCCTGACCTTATTGCTGTGGAGGGCAAAACTCCCCTcagttcagtggggccaggatttcacaccctGGGCTCTTAGCTTTGTGCTTTACCCTCCCCATCCAAGATTTGTGCTGATCCTAAACTGCCCACTCTTGAGGGAGATTGAGGAGTGACCTGGCTTTTTTGTGGGTTTGCGGCTCCACAGACTGACTTGGCTTTGACGGGGAACGTTCTGCCTCTACTTTTTCTGAAGATCTGTTTTCTTCCAAATTCCTGTAAGGATTTACAAGGCCTGTGCAATTTGGCAGCAGTGCCGACAACGGCTCACGAAGCAAAACCATGGCAAACAGCTCATGTAGGTGCTGACTGCATTCGGGGTAGACTGGAATGCAATGACCAGGCAGGTACGTGCTGCCTTTGTAGCGGATTAACTAAAGGACTTGAGCACAGGAAATCTGATTATTCCGGTGCACCAGTTCATGTATATCTTTCACAGAGACACTGTAAGAAAACACAGACCAGATGCTTAATAGCTTCATTGATTTTAATTGGGTTTAGTAAGACAATAAATATCCAAAAAGGAAATCCGCCTCCATTTGCCTAATGATTGAAGAGatcagtgtgtatgataacaagAAAGTGATACAGTAGAATAAGTTTGTATGATGAAATATGTCCTGGGAGCTGGTTATTGGAGAAGAGTCACTTCCCATTGAGTACAAATGAGTTGGAAAGAGCCGTAGAATATAGATGTACAAATAAACCCCTTAACAATTGGCAGAACAGGGATTTAAAAGCCTCTATTCATGGATCACAGGTTTTCACTTTTTATGTGCCAGGCTTTATGGCAGGGGTTCTGAAACGCTCTTGCCGAGCCCCCCTTCGGCGCTTCCTGGCTCGTGCTGAAAACAGGAGCGTAAAGCCACGGTGGGGCGAGTGGTGGAAGGGGCTGGCCGTGCCGAGTACAAGCTGATCTGAGACCACAAGGACGTACTCCGAGCAACGAGGCTGCTTacactgctgcagctacacttctatttttttagCACGTTAGCTCGATCAGACCTAGCGTGGGTATGACTCCTCGAGCTGGAATTTACCCCTCCTGTTCGCCGTGTAGACGGACCTACTCATGGACTTGAGGAAGGAAAGCCTTCCCACCACAAGGGACGCTCTCAAGTCGAACACCCCTGATATCCCAGCCCTTCACTCCATCCAGGGAAAAAAACCCTACCACAAGCAGAGTCTTTACCTGGCATGGGAGAAGTGCCAGAAGCTCCAGGAAGCCCACTACGGACTTTGTTATTGCTATTGGATTTTACATGGAAGTTGCTCAAATGCTATGGTGACATGCGGCAGGATAAAACTCTAAGATAGATAAAATAGGTCTGGGGGTGAAATTTTCTGGGCTGTGTCCTACAAGAAGTcaggctagagcagtggttttcaaccggTGGTCCACAGCCCCATGAGGGTCCACAGCCTgcgtctaagatttccaaaggggtttgcACCTCCGCTTGAAACTTTTCAGgagtccgcaaatgaaaaaaaggttgaaaaccactggactagctGATCTTCaggatcccttctggccttaaacttgaTGAGTATGTGACTTTAGTGGAGAGATGCTAATTTAGCCAAGCCGAGGCTCTGGTCCAAGGTGTTATGCAATGGTGACCAAGCTCCAGACACTGGTGCATGTTATGTAGCATGAGGGACTTTGAGTCCTATTTTAAGTGCAAATCTCGATGCAACCTTAACTACGGTGTCACTACCAATGCCCGaatagtagtgtgtgtgtgtaccaatTATATTTAAGGCACTGATCTAGTGAAAGTATTGAAGGACCTACTTcactttaaacatgtgaatagctctgttgaagtcaataggagtccaGTAAGTTGCATGCTTCAAGTTAAGTGCGAGCTTCAGCACTTTGCTGGATGGGGGAGGCCCAGGCGGTCTATTTTGGAAGTAGATGTAATCCTAAATGTCCAGAAAACTTGCAGTCATGGAAAGCTTATCGGTATCAGCAGGGTGGGCCTTGAAAATGTGACAGCCAGGCAGGAAGATACAAGATAAGGCTCATTCTTTATCTGGCAGTAGTTCCAGGCTCAGTAACTGGGTGGATGCTTTGCGTTACAAACCACCAACCTCCCTCTCAGGCCCTTCTGTGCTGCTAGGCAGGAAGCCGTGATGCTGCTAGAGTGACTTGGAGCCATAGCCAACAAGAAGGCCTGTTACCTCTCCCAGATGCCcccgcttccccccgccccagcactgCCCTAGAGTGGCACTGAATACAGCCTCAGAGGGCTTGAGCCCTGTTTCCCATGCTAAGTGGCAACGTCTGCTCTTTAGTCCACAACAGGAGTGACCAAAGCTCCCTaaaaggggggggagggcacCTGAAccgtggccccaccccccacgtCCCTTTTCCCCCGAAGCCCCGCCCGCGCACCACCTCTTCCCCTacgaccccaccccctgctcgcttatctctgcccctccccccgttgCTTGCCTTCGCAGCTGGTAAAAAGTGATGGAGCTATGGCTCCTGGCCccccttgttccagcacccttggccCACAGGTGCAGTTCTCGCTGGCATCAGTGCAAGACGCCCCGCTAGGCTGAGAGTAGCGTTTGCCCTCTCATTTGGAGCAAAAGCCACCCCTGGCCAGAGGGGCAAGAAAATCCCTGTGCCCCAGTGGGAACTGAGGATCTTGCGCTGCCCTCTGtgtggggtgaatttcacccttgctTTCGTGCAACAGCAGGCAGCTGTTCAGACAGGGAGGCACAGGGCATCCACAGAGAAAAGATAAGCAGCCACAACAACCAGCTCTTGTCTCCCGTTGTTCCTGAGGAACAAAATTTAATACTCTGGTGTCTGGATAATTTGCCCTCACCACCCCGACTCTATTGACGTCTAGCTGTACTCTGTCTGTTGCTGCTGTGTGCTCTAAAATACCCGCGGAGCTCCACCCAAGAGGCATTTGCTCTTCTCTAGCGGCTGAAGTGAGTCCAGTGCACCTTGTAATGGAGTCTGCAAAGCACCGTATCGGACCCTGTGGGATGGCAGgacctgtgtgtctgtctgtggccgttgttgttgttgtgacaGGTGAACAGGGTACTGGATTGGAGTTCAGGTGGCCTGGGCTCTCGTCCCTTCTGcttgagaccttgggcaagttacttcccctTTTTGTTGCCCCTCgttcctctcccacccttgctCTGACTTATCAAAGTAGTTGGCAAGCTTTTCAGGGTAAAGACTGTCTCTCACTTGGTGGACatgaattattaaaatattagaccacaaaaaaaagagaaaaaaaattttttttcgggggtaggagggatagctcaggggtttgagcattggcctgctaaaccctgggttgtgaATTCAagccttgagggagccatttagggatcgggggcaaaaattggggactggtcctgctttgagcagggggttggactagatgacctgaggtctcttccaaccctactaTTCTATGACATGCAGCATCTAGTACAATGGAGCCCCGATCTCATGTGCTTAAAAGCATTAACGCTGGGAACTGTAGGAcaatgcaaaatgtattttagCTGATCGGTGATGTTTGGCGAGCCCTTTGGCTCTTTGAAAACAATGCAGAGATTTCAGTTCATAGTCTGAGTCCAGGAGAAACACAGACCCTCTGCTTCTGTGGTAGTAAATTCAGGAAGGCAACTCAGGGCATAATTAGCAGTTTATTGAATGGCCAGTAATCCCACAATTCACGGTAATGTTCAGGGTGACCTCCAGATGACTCCTGGATGGGATGGCCAGGGGGTTATCCTGGATAGATCAGGAGTCACTGATGCAAGGGTGCAGAACTAGCTGCCAAAGCTAGTGTCCCACCTGACACggctttattattttaaagcaaGGTGCCGATGGCGGCTGATGCAATCCAGCAAGGTGGCGAGAGGAGGTAGACTGCGTGTGACTAGTTTGCATTGTGTTTTGGGCTGTATGGGTAGGGGAGTTGATCCTTTTCTATCACAGTGTGACACCCAAACGGTACTTCCCTCAGGACACAATTGTACATGGGATTTGGGCCTAAGGGGCTTTAAAGAAACAGAACACAAACTCCTGCTAAATAATAGAGCAATGTGACTGGCCAGGTACCCGTACTCACTTCAGCGCCCTGGGGCAATTGCCAGGCTGGCCACAGGGGCAAGTCACAGGGAGCACTTTTATGAGCTGGGAAGCTCTAGGGGCTGGTGGGTGGGGGACGACTTCCCATGTGCCCAAAAAGGAAATCAACACCAAGCCATTTGAGCGATGACtggacgggggggggagggaggaaagctacCTTGAACGCTTCTGATActgctttttattttgctttagaGCAGCTGCCCTTGAGATACTGGTGTGAGCAGAGCCTTTCCCTGTAAAGATCATGCTGTTACTCAAGGGATATTGCTTTATGAAGAGGCTTTCAACAGAAGGTGCCTCCATCTTTCACACGCAAGGCTTCCCACCCGGCCAGCCATGGTAGCACCAACAAAACATTTATTACCATTTGCATTATGGCAGCACCGAGACGCCTCAGGGTTCCCGTTGCCCTATGCACTATAAATACATCCCTGCCTCCAAGACCTcgccatctaaatagacaaaacaataATCCTTCCTTTATCTCcgttttacagatagagaaactgaggtcatagtcacacaaggagtctgggtagagccaggaattgaacccagattccCTCAGTTTATATCCAGTACCTTAGCTACAAGACCATCTAGTCTCTTGAACGTGCCACCAATTCATCATGAGCAGCTTTAGTAAGGGAGAGCCAGTTACAGTTGGTGTCATAAATAACGGGTTCAATATTTCTATCTATTTTCCTTTCAGAAACCCACGATGTCCACCCTGACGCTTCCAGGCTAGGAGTCTGCCTTGGGACGTGCCGCTGCCCTTTTAAACCTGGCCACCCCAGCCCAGAATGGCTTTGTGCCTCAACCAAGTTTTCAACAAAGACAAAACCTTTCGCCCCCGTAAGAAATTCGAGCCCGGCACCCAGCGGTTTGAGTTGTACAAGAAAGCCCAGGCCTCTCTCAaatctgggctggatttgaagacTGTGGTCCAACTGCCTCCTGGGGAGAATATCAATGACTGGATAGCGGTGCACGTGGTTGACTTCTTCAACAGGATAAACCTTATCTATGGGACGATGTCGGAGTTCTGCACCGAGAAGAGCTGCCCGATCATGTCTGGTGGGCTCAAATATGAATACAGGTGGCAGGATGATCACAAGTACAAGAGGCCGACCAAGCTCTCGGCACCCCAGTACATGTGTATGCTGATGGAATGGATCGAGATGCTCATTAACAATGAGGACATCTTTCCTACCAGGATAGGTAAGTGGACTGTAGTTCTTACATTCAGACAACAACTACTGTGATCATTTCGTCTggccttctgcataacacaggccagagaactttacCCAGGGATTCCCACATCCGCCCCCAACAGCTTGTGGTtcctcatagattttaaggccagaagggaccatcatgatcatctagtctgacctcctgcacatcacaggccacagaacctcccccacccactcctgtaatagaccctaatctctggctgagttactgaattcCTCaactcatgatttaaagacttcaagctacagagaatccaccatttacactagtttaaacctgaaagtgacccgtaccccatgctgcagaggaaggcgaaccccCCCCAGCATCTCTGCCAGTCAGACCtgagagaaaattccttcctggtcCCAGCTTTGGTGATCAggtagaccctgagcatgtgggcaagacccaccagtgagatacctgggaaagaattttccccctcATCAGCTATTGGAGATAGGCTGTCTGGTtttgtaggcaacctcatcataccatcccctccataaacttatcaagctcagtcttaaaccGCAGCATATCTTTTAGCCAATCATCCTGCCATGATGTTGTATAAACtccaagggatggagaatccagcacatCACCAGTAGCATGTTTCCATGGATAATTATTTTCTCTATTGAagttttgcattttctttttaacacTCATTGGAAAGGCGAGGAAAATATGCCAGCTTTGTCCTGCAACCAGCTTAATGAAGTGACACTATGAACTCCCAGTCTGTTGAATCCTTTCCCCCCTACATATGGTGCTTTGTGGAAGTGGGGGACTCTTAGCACTCGTTAGAGCCAGGCAGGATGTGTGGACTGGTGCTACTCAAGCATCCTGTACATAGCTGTGGCAATGCACTCCACCCCAGACCTATGGCATGCCCTGCTATTCCACTCCTAGGCCTACCTGTGGCCTACAAGGACATGTGGCTTTTTCAGTGAGGACAAATCTCCACCAGGAGAATAGGATGTGGCCCACCACAAACAGTTGTTCTTATAACCTAACCCAGTTCCCAGAGGGGAAAAGTTTGTGAACTAACCCTCTTTATTGCCCATCCTGCAGATTTAATCCTCGCTACCCCTGTGGGTAACTATGGTGATAATATCACATATGCTAATCAGGTTCATTTGCCTTCTTTGGGGAGATCAGGGATTGGAGTCTACTGGGTTTGCCAATTGGTGTCGGCGATTCGTTATTCGGTCTGACAGACACATACCAGCAATCCTGTTGCCATACAGATGGCTCTCGCTGTTTTCAGTGTCTTCATGGAGCACACGGATTCCATAAATAAACTTCTCCCTAGATAGCAGTTGGTCCTCTTCATGGTGCAGTTGTACTGAACCCAGCTGCCAAGCCCACATGGCGCTCTTGGAAGCGGTTCCTTTTCCAATGAAATGAGCAACgcgtgattttatttatttatttatttatttaacttttttttgtccTCCTCCAAAGGAAGTTTTAAGAATCTTAAGACATAGCGATCATCCTTCCAGTGAAACACAGCCCTTGGCGAGTCTTCCTTGACATTATTGCTTTCCAGAGGGGCATGGGCTCGTGAATCTGAATCAAGTCACTGCAGCTGAGGGTTCCTATTTTAGTTATCTTGGTGGGAAAGCCATACGAATCTGGGATGGAAAAGACCGGTGCAGGATTattgagctccctgcctgccctggccccacgctgctcccagaagtggctggcacatcCATGCCTTGTGTGCTGCCCACACCCCGAGTGCCGGCtccacggctcccattggccaggagctgccttagccccactgcgcccctgcctgggagctgcccgaggtaagcagggccagggggctccacacactgccccctccACACGCTGATCCCGGCCCTGTGGCCCCTGCGGGGGGGCATGGAGCTCTGCGTGCCGCCCCTGCCTTCAGGCActgcccccagagctcccattggccgcagtttccagccaatgggaacaGCGGAGTTGGCACTCGGGGTGTGGGCAGCGCGCATAGACTCTTAGCCTCGCTGCAGGGACGTTCTGcaagtggtgtggggccagggcaggcaaggaacctgtcttagccccgctgcactgtCCGGACAgttagcagcctaaaatctcccagtttggcttcagtagcctctgagagatagggcctgattccaggagactcttggcaaaaccaggagggttggcaaccctaccaccaGCCAGGCCATCAGCTGGCATGAGCAGCAGCACGACCCCCTGAGCAactggagcagctggagcagcggCCTGGGCCACTGGCTCACCCGAGCCGCCCCTGGCTACCAGCCAAGCCCCAGGCTCCTGGCCAGAGCTGAGgcttcttggggggtgggggggggagcgagGGCAGGGCCTCTGGGCGGAGCATACCTTTGATACCTGCCGCACATGCCAACAGGTGTGTTCTTAAGCCCAACAACAGCATTAGGCTAATGGCTGCTCGAAGCATTCCCCCACTGTGGTGGTAGCTACCATGTCTGCTTGTTCTCAGCCTTGCTCCCGCTCTGGATCCAGCCTTGCCTTACTCCATGTAAACTGGCTCTGACACTGGTCTCCTAATCCTGGCTACTGACTTCTTCTCCAGCCGTGAGCCTGGCTGCTTACATCCCAGTCTCTGGCATAAACAGGTaacctgactttcagaagtgtaGATCAGCCAGCAGTTCCTTCCAGCCCTGGGATGTGCTGGGCCCTTCGAAAAACCAGGCtgcttatttagatgcctaaatatggatttaggaggcTAACTTTAGGCCTGCATTATTGCAAACCTTCAGCTGGGCTCTCTAATAATCACAAAATATCATGCTAGCTTTTGTTtgtcatcaccacagtatctgagtgccttccacgTGAGATTGGTAGCAGCAGTGAAGTCTCTAATGGACTACATGGAGTCTCTTAGTCCCAGAAAGAGAGATGTGCAAAACTCTGCTTGGTTGTGGGGCGGTAGGGTAGTTTCAGGTTCTTGTTTTTTATTtcgggagtgcaggagggggtgggccAGAGGGGGTCTCTTGCAAGGCAGGTTACAGCTGGTCATTTAGTTTTGTGGGTGATCTTGGTAGTttaaaaatttggttttgttctgattcagaatgaaagtcaaaaatgtcaaaattctcAGTGGAAAGGCAAAGCCCTGGGGTTCCCAGCCCTGGAGTTCCCAATCCTAGGGCAGCCCACCTGGCTGCTTCCCTACAGCCACAGATGCTGGAAACATAGGGGGAGCAATGAACCTGAGTGGCCAGGCTCCTGTGGTCTTAGCTCCCTGTCGTTCCACCTGGCTCCTCAGTAGCCCGCCTGATAGGTCAACTGACAGAACCCTGCCTGGCAGATGGGGCTCTGGAGGAGCCCTGTCTACGTTCTGCCCCAGCTTTGTCAAACTATCTCCGCAAAACCGTTTGATCTAGGTGAATTGGCCAATTCTGACGATAGCTGGTCGAGAAAACCCTAATGAAATATTCGatgaccactttttttttttttttttttgcttcccaaAAGCTTTTCCCGTGACAGTCATCCCAGAACCCCTCTGTACTGGGctgtttctgggtttttttcagttgtcCAGTTGCCAGCTATTTTTCACCTGCACCACTGTGTCCTAGTCAGTGCCATAGAAACACATGCCATTCTGCAGAAACCCACTGGGGTTCAGAGAAAGCCATTATTGATGGACCTCCAGGAACAAGCAGAATGTTCTCATGCTCAGAACCCCTCTCCTGAGTCTCACAAACAGCGACGTGGAACTGACAATGGCGGTTTGTGGGCGTTCTGGCTGATAGTAAGAGAATATGGGTCCGTATCCTTTGAGCCCTGCGAGGGGATCtgtgctgtctacactgcaattaaacagccccttagctcaagccccgcaagcctgagtcagctggcatgggccagaagcaggtgtctaattgcagagtagacatacgtTGAAAGGCTGGAGCCTTTCGTCACACGCCATTGTCAATAATTCCCCAATTAATGACTCTGACAAACTGAGGTTAATTACTTTGTAGTTTTGGCATTGCAGAAGATGGAGCTGCCTGGCCAAAAGggaaatgccacatttatttgTTTCTGATGAGGGCTCTTTCATTTTATGAACTCAACAATAGAACAAGTTTGGGTGAGAGTGACAAGGCAGGGGCATTGGAGCCAGTCGAAGGAATGAAAGCACATAAACAAAAGAAGATGCTCAATGTGGTCTGCAAAGAACCAGACCTTGTAGGGCAGCCTGAGGGATACACTGGGAATGGATCAAGGTGATGTGAAGGGAAGACGTGGGGCAGGGGAAATCTGCAGAATTCAGAGATGTTAAAAGTCAGGAGGGACAATTATGATCGTCTACCCTGGCCTCCTCTATCACACAGGCcataaaatctgaaaaaatgcCTGCATCAAGTCCATCACTTCTGTTGGAGCGTATCAGGGCCAGGGGGTTGGCAGTCTGGCTTCGGGGTTAGCATTAGATGCTGGCTGAGGGTCCAGGAGCCGATTACCAGAAATCAGGCCTGGTTGGAACACCAGGAGATCAGAACTGAGAGACGAACCAGAGGGCAGGGATCATGAGTCAGTTACCAAGACTCCAGACACCAGGAGGTCTGATCAGAAGGCAAGACCAGGCGAACAccagaccagtggtccatggCAGAGTGAAGCCCTATGGTACAGATGACTACCTATTTCCTCCTCTGGCTtaaataggggctgcagcccgcTCAGGAGCTTGCCCAATcagagcagaggggtggggcttgtGCCCTTGGGCTTCATGGGCCCCAGTCCCAGCTGCTATCTCAGCTGCCAGTGGAGGGCTGGAGTGTGATGAAATCCGGGTCCATGTTGGGAGTTGAGACCCCTGGGGCCTGACAGAGCTATAGCAGAGCTTCCAGAAAGaaatccagttttgatttaaagaattCAAGTGAGGGAGAACCCCTCACAGCCCAAGGTGGGTGGTTACAATGGTTAATTCCCCTCACTCTTGAACATTTGCACCTGATTCCTAGTCTGAATTCATCTAGCATCAGCTCTCCACCAGTGGGTCTGGTtacaggtgtttttttttctgctgtgttaATGAGCTGTCTATTATCAGACTCCCGCTCCCTGTGGAAGTACCTccattctccccacccctccatacCAGCCGCTGTGTGTACATAACCATGGTCTCCAGTCCCTTTCCCAGCAGAGGTGCTGCGTGAACCCTTATTACCCTCTTTCCTCCACTGAGAGGGGCTGTTTGTGTCtaccttcctccctctctccataGCAGGGGTTCGCTATGCCCCATTCTGCAATACCAGGGTCCCCCATTCTCCACTCACCTTCCCTGAACTGGGTGcacttccccctccttccccccttctTCTTGCTTCTTAACACATAGAGTGAATAGTTTGCAAATGACCCCCAGGCTGTAAAACGTTCCTGTGATTCAGGACAAGGAAGATGTAGAGCAGCGTCTGTTTGAGGGTAAATCACGTGCAGACAGAAGGGCAAAACTCATCCCATGAATCGCTGGCTACAGAGAATTAAGTCCCGCTCCAGAAATTCCTCTCTGGACTCCGCCCCAGGGCTGCCGAACAGTGGAGTCCCACGGATATCTGACATGTCGTACGATTCCCATGGCAGCGTAATAGTCGGGGCCCTGTCCTTCTGTATTCTACTCACTCAGGCAACACTCTGACCTGAATCTGATACTGCCTGCAGGAG
Proteins encoded:
- the MOB3C gene encoding MOB kinase activator 3C, coding for MALCLNQVFNKDKTFRPRKKFEPGTQRFELYKKAQASLKSGLDLKTVVQLPPGENINDWIAVHVVDFFNRINLIYGTMSEFCTEKSCPIMSGGLKYEYRWQDDHKYKRPTKLSAPQYMCMLMEWIEMLINNEDIFPTRIGVPFPKNFQQVCTKILTRLFRVFVHVYIHHFDSIISMGAEAHVNTCYKHFYYFSREFSLIDHRELEPLKEMTERICH